The following are from one region of the Streptomyces fradiae genome:
- a CDS encoding ABC transporter permease produces MSASALVHDGTAMLGRNLLRVRHAPAITVMTQTMPIVFLLFFGYVFGGALAMPGADYRAFLVPGMLVATAANGVMTGMFQAAQDTHRGVTDRLRTLPVSRAAVPLGQALADLVTTAVGTVPLLLVGLAMGWRIEGTAVEAAGALGLLLLFRFAATWVGILLGLASKSEEAAGQLGSATFMLPLLSNAYLPTDGMPGWLRTVSEWNPISAVSTAVRGLFGNAPVPAPGEAAWPVTHPVAGALLWSLALLALCVPAAVRRCARG; encoded by the coding sequence ATGAGCGCGAGCGCTCTCGTCCACGACGGCACCGCGATGCTCGGGCGGAATCTGCTGCGGGTCCGGCACGCCCCGGCGATCACCGTCATGACGCAGACGATGCCGATCGTCTTCCTGCTCTTCTTCGGGTACGTGTTCGGCGGCGCGCTCGCCATGCCGGGCGCCGACTACCGGGCGTTCCTGGTGCCGGGCATGCTGGTGGCGACGGCCGCCAACGGGGTGATGACCGGGATGTTCCAGGCGGCCCAGGACACCCACCGGGGTGTGACGGACCGGCTGCGGACCCTGCCGGTGAGCCGGGCGGCGGTGCCGCTGGGGCAGGCGCTCGCCGATCTCGTCACCACCGCGGTGGGCACGGTTCCGCTGCTGCTCGTCGGCCTCGCGATGGGCTGGCGGATCGAGGGCACGGCCGTCGAGGCGGCGGGCGCGCTGGGGCTGCTGCTGCTCTTCCGGTTCGCGGCGACCTGGGTGGGCATCCTGCTCGGGCTGGCGTCGAAGAGCGAGGAGGCGGCCGGTCAGCTGGGCAGCGCCACCTTCATGCTGCCGCTGCTGTCGAACGCGTATCTGCCGACCGACGGCATGCCGGGCTGGCTGCGCACGGTTTCGGAGTGGAATCCGATCTCGGCGGTGTCGACGGCCGTCCGGGGGCTGTTCGGGAACGCGCCGGTGCCGGCGCCCGGCGAGGCGGCCTGGCCGGTGACGCACCCGGTGGCCGGGGCGCTGCTCTGGTCGCTGGCGCTGCTCGCGCTGTGTGTCCCGGCGGCGGTCAGGCGCTGCGCACGGGGCTGA
- a CDS encoding serine/threonine-protein kinase gives MTVIAGRYRLLDVLGEGGMGTVWRARDEVLGREVAVKEVRAPAGLPDADRERLFARLEREARSAARITHRNVVTVYDVALDDDRPWIVMELVRGLTLAETLEAEGPLPPRRAAHVGAEVCAALRAAHEAGVLHRDVKPANVLLANDGRVVLTDFGIAAVEGVSPLTMTGELIGSPEYLAPERALGHTPGPAADLWSLGVLLYAAVEGVSPFRRETPLDTLRTVVDEEPLPPAHAGPLAPVIEGLLRKEPEQRLSARVAEDQLRLVGAGGAPRTEPPPAGAYAPLPVGGPGGPGGTGGPGGTGPTAPMPVPAPVPGPGPEESGRPRRRWGLVAGIAALLLVAGGLTYAALRDSGADDGGSPVPPVTTSAPTTAPSTASPSTSAETGTTSPSATTTPPVSVIVSVRAVRDTYEGACPPPLDAAPQFAAAVTVDRTPATVSYRWATESGEKQDAAWRTLDFPEGGPTEQRLTRTQADYPAGAQVSDRIRLEVRDPVARESNWVDFSVTCEETAPPPSSPPATTATPSGGTASPGGAPGGAPGGGAGTAAAMPRR, from the coding sequence ATGACGGTCATCGCGGGGCGTTACCGGCTGCTCGACGTGCTCGGCGAGGGCGGGATGGGCACCGTCTGGCGCGCCCGGGACGAGGTCCTGGGGCGCGAGGTGGCGGTCAAGGAGGTACGCGCCCCGGCCGGTCTGCCGGACGCCGACCGCGAGCGGTTGTTCGCCCGCCTGGAGCGGGAGGCCCGGTCGGCCGCGCGGATCACCCATCGCAATGTCGTCACCGTCTACGACGTGGCCCTGGACGACGACCGCCCCTGGATCGTGATGGAGCTGGTCCGCGGGCTCACCCTGGCGGAGACCCTGGAGGCCGAGGGGCCGCTGCCGCCGCGCCGGGCGGCGCACGTGGGCGCCGAGGTGTGCGCGGCGCTGCGCGCGGCGCACGAGGCGGGGGTGCTGCACCGGGACGTGAAGCCGGCGAACGTGCTGCTCGCCAACGACGGGCGGGTGGTGCTCACCGACTTCGGGATCGCCGCCGTGGAGGGCGTCTCGCCGCTGACCATGACCGGCGAGCTGATCGGCTCGCCCGAATACCTGGCGCCCGAGCGGGCCCTGGGGCACACGCCGGGGCCCGCGGCCGACCTGTGGTCGCTCGGCGTGCTGCTGTACGCGGCGGTGGAAGGCGTGTCGCCGTTCCGGCGGGAGACGCCGCTGGACACCCTGCGCACGGTGGTGGACGAGGAGCCGCTGCCGCCCGCGCACGCCGGGCCGCTGGCGCCGGTGATCGAGGGGCTGCTGCGCAAGGAGCCGGAGCAGCGGCTCTCCGCGCGGGTGGCGGAGGATCAGCTGCGCCTGGTCGGCGCGGGCGGCGCGCCGCGCACGGAGCCGCCGCCGGCGGGGGCGTACGCGCCGCTCCCGGTGGGAGGTCCGGGCGGGCCCGGCGGGACCGGCGGGCCTGGTGGCACCGGGCCGACCGCCCCGATGCCCGTACCTGCCCCGGTGCCCGGCCCTGGCCCGGAGGAGTCCGGCCGTCCGCGCCGGCGGTGGGGTCTGGTGGCCGGGATCGCCGCGCTGCTCCTGGTGGCGGGCGGGCTGACGTACGCGGCGCTGCGCGACTCGGGTGCGGACGACGGCGGTTCGCCGGTGCCGCCGGTGACGACGAGCGCGCCGACGACGGCACCGAGCACCGCCTCGCCGTCCACGTCGGCGGAGACGGGCACCACCTCGCCGAGCGCGACGACCACTCCCCCGGTGTCGGTGATCGTGAGCGTGCGGGCGGTGCGCGACACATACGAGGGCGCGTGTCCGCCGCCGCTCGACGCGGCGCCGCAATTCGCGGCGGCGGTGACGGTGGACCGGACGCCGGCGACCGTGTCGTACCGCTGGGCGACGGAGAGCGGCGAGAAGCAGGACGCGGCCTGGCGGACCCTGGACTTCCCCGAGGGCGGGCCGACCGAGCAGCGGCTGACCCGGACTCAGGCGGACTATCCGGCGGGGGCGCAGGTGAGCGACCGGATCCGCCTTGAGGTGCGGGATCCGGTGGCCCGCGAGTCGAACTGGGTGGATTTCTCGGTGACGTGCGAGGAGACGGCCCCGCCGCCGTCGTCGCCGCCCGCGACGACGGCGACTCCTTCGGGCGGGACCGCCTCCCCGGGCGGTGCTCCCGGCGGTGCGCCGGGCGGTGGTGCGGGGACGGCCGCGGCTATGCCACGCCGCTGA
- a CDS encoding SGNH/GDSL hydrolase family protein has protein sequence MKLSRFTAFSSSLLLGAVLALTGAGVAQAAETAAVDYVALGDSYSSGVGAGSYDSASGDCKRSTKAYPVLWKNAHAPSSFAFTACSGARTGDVTANQLGPLNTGTDLVSITIGGNDAGFADVMTTCVLQSEATCINRVNQAKSYVDTTLPGKLDSVYNAIRNKAPNARVVVLGYPRFYQLNGTCVAGLSENERRAINDASDYLNAATAKRAANHGFPFAGVVPAFTGHEICSGSSWLHSLNWLNIGESYHPTAAGQSGGYLPTFSGVA, from the coding sequence ATGAAACTGTCCCGTTTTACGGCCTTCTCGTCCTCGCTGCTCCTCGGCGCCGTCCTCGCCCTCACCGGGGCCGGGGTCGCACAGGCCGCCGAGACCGCCGCGGTGGACTACGTGGCCCTGGGCGACTCGTACTCCTCCGGTGTCGGAGCCGGGAGTTACGACAGCGCCAGCGGCGACTGCAAGCGCTCCACCAAGGCCTATCCGGTCCTCTGGAAGAACGCCCACGCGCCGTCCTCCTTCGCCTTCACCGCCTGCTCGGGCGCCCGAACGGGTGATGTCACGGCGAATCAGCTCGGACCCCTCAACACCGGCACCGACCTGGTCTCGATCACGATCGGCGGCAACGACGCCGGTTTCGCCGACGTCATGACGACCTGTGTCCTGCAGTCCGAGGCGACCTGTATCAACCGAGTGAATCAAGCCAAGAGCTATGTCGACACGACCCTGCCCGGCAAGCTCGACTCGGTCTACAACGCCATCCGCAACAAGGCCCCCAACGCCCGCGTGGTGGTGCTCGGTTACCCGCGCTTCTACCAGCTCAACGGCACCTGCGTGGCCGGCCTGAGCGAGAACGAGCGCCGCGCCATCAACGACGCCTCCGACTACCTCAACGCCGCCACCGCCAAGCGCGCCGCAAACCACGGCTTCCCCTTCGCCGGCGTCGTCCCGGCCTTCACCGGCCACGAGATCTGCTCCGGCTCGTCCTGGCTGCACAGCCTCAACTGGCTCAACATCGGCGAGTCGTACCACCCGACCGCCGCCGGACAGTCCGGCGGCTATCTGCCGACCTTCAGCGGCGTGGCATAG
- a CDS encoding GntR family transcriptional regulator gives MTLRISVDPRSTTAPYEQLRAHISERARSGELPVGYKLPTVRGLAEDLGLAANTVAKAYKALEADGVIETRGRNGTFIAAASDAASRLAATAAAAYATEAHRLGLSHDAASAAVRDALRAAYEE, from the coding sequence GTGACGCTTCGAATCAGCGTGGATCCCCGTTCCACCACCGCTCCGTACGAACAACTGCGCGCCCATATCTCGGAGAGGGCCCGCTCGGGCGAGCTGCCCGTCGGCTACAAGCTCCCGACGGTGCGCGGTCTCGCGGAGGACCTGGGCCTGGCGGCGAACACCGTCGCCAAGGCGTACAAGGCCCTTGAGGCGGACGGTGTGATCGAGACCCGCGGCCGCAACGGCACCTTCATCGCCGCCGCCTCCGACGCGGCCTCCCGGCTCGCCGCCACGGCCGCCGCGGCCTATGCCACGGAGGCCCACCGCCTGGGCCTCAGCCACGACGCGGCGAGCGCCGCGGTGCGGGACGCGCTGCGGGCCGCGTACGAGGAGTAG
- a CDS encoding N-acetyltransferase family protein, which yields MTVIVRDVRPSAPEDAEAFARVRRAALPCMLATGRQVAHDWAHAHPDAHARPLLAEADGQVIGTAEVSLAHESPEPGIGDVNVYVDPAHRRRGAGALLLRAAEEHLACAGADTLYSWVLDEPANLAFAGRHGYAGSRSAYFLRLDLTTAALPPLQEAPAGVELRTAADFAADPRPLFELDALTTADEPGDVAAELDDYAHWLATTWEHPLLDRELTTVAVVDGRPVAFSAARTDGEGRYGSGMTGTHPDHRGRGLAKLVKNASLHLARAAGCTEAFTGNDAENAPMLAVNRWFGYEIRAKETRHVRRLG from the coding sequence ATGACTGTGATCGTCCGCGATGTACGGCCCTCGGCCCCCGAGGACGCCGAGGCCTTCGCCCGGGTGCGGCGCGCCGCGCTGCCCTGCATGCTCGCGACCGGCCGGCAGGTGGCCCACGACTGGGCGCATGCCCATCCCGACGCCCACGCCAGGCCGCTGCTCGCCGAGGCCGACGGGCAGGTGATCGGCACCGCCGAGGTGTCGTTGGCCCACGAGTCGCCCGAGCCGGGCATCGGTGACGTCAATGTCTACGTCGACCCCGCGCACCGCCGCCGGGGTGCCGGGGCGCTGCTGCTGCGCGCCGCCGAGGAGCATCTGGCGTGTGCCGGGGCGGACACCCTCTACAGCTGGGTGCTCGACGAGCCGGCGAACCTCGCCTTCGCCGGGCGCCACGGCTATGCCGGCAGCCGCTCGGCCTATTTCCTGCGCCTCGACCTGACGACGGCCGCACTGCCGCCGCTCCAGGAGGCGCCGGCCGGGGTGGAGCTGCGCACGGCGGCGGACTTCGCCGCCGACCCGCGCCCGCTGTTCGAGCTTGACGCGCTGACCACGGCCGACGAGCCGGGTGACGTGGCGGCCGAACTCGACGACTACGCGCACTGGCTGGCCACCACCTGGGAGCACCCGCTGCTCGACCGGGAGCTGACCACGGTCGCGGTGGTCGACGGCCGGCCGGTCGCCTTCAGCGCCGCCCGCACCGACGGAGAGGGGCGCTACGGCTCGGGGATGACCGGTACCCACCCGGACCACCGGGGCCGGGGCCTGGCCAAGCTGGTGAAGAACGCCTCGCTGCATCTGGCCCGGGCGGCCGGCTGCACGGAGGCCTTCACCGGCAACGACGCCGAGAACGCCCCCATGCTGGCCGTCAACCGATGGTTCGGCTACGAGATCCGCGCGAAGGAGACCCGTCATGTCCGCCGCCTCGGTTGA
- a CDS encoding DUF402 domain-containing protein has product MSAASVEVEIALVKAGRTKIRYPAELLADDGTRLTVRAPWAAEGVRDFGFVRFEPGDVFTEHYWRDRWYAVKEVRAGDGTLKGWYCDVTRPAVVAADGTEVVVEDLDLDLWVSADGREVLRLDEDEFAASGLAAADPAAAERAVRALDELAALGRDGLVRLLSRA; this is encoded by the coding sequence ATGTCCGCCGCCTCGGTTGAGGTCGAGATCGCCCTGGTGAAGGCCGGGCGGACCAAGATCCGCTATCCGGCCGAGCTGCTCGCCGACGACGGGACGCGCCTCACCGTACGCGCGCCGTGGGCCGCCGAGGGCGTCCGGGACTTCGGCTTCGTGCGCTTCGAGCCGGGTGACGTCTTCACCGAGCACTACTGGCGGGACCGGTGGTACGCGGTGAAGGAGGTCCGGGCGGGCGACGGCACGCTCAAGGGCTGGTACTGCGATGTGACCCGGCCGGCCGTGGTGGCCGCGGACGGCACGGAGGTGGTGGTCGAGGACCTGGACCTCGACCTGTGGGTGTCGGCCGACGGGCGCGAGGTGCTGCGGCTCGACGAGGACGAGTTCGCGGCGAGCGGGCTCGCCGCCGCCGACCCGGCGGCGGCCGAGCGTGCCGTACGCGCCCTCGACGAGCTGGCGGCGCTCGGCCGGGACGGACTGGTCCGGCTGCTCAGCCGAGCGTGA
- a CDS encoding DUF6299 family protein, translated as MRARLVLAGALLASAAATAPTAYAGPADGVSVDPRGTVAADGTVTLSGTYRCVDDSAGPVFVSSRLIQADRSTGIGGTQAVCDGLVHPWTNTAVVKEPAYRAGTAQVEATLMQLTATGPMGLPMPGFLATEDADVTLG; from the coding sequence ATGCGTGCTCGCCTCGTCCTCGCCGGCGCCCTGCTCGCCTCCGCCGCGGCCACCGCCCCCACCGCCTACGCCGGCCCCGCCGACGGAGTCTCCGTCGACCCGCGGGGCACGGTCGCCGCGGACGGCACGGTCACCCTCTCCGGCACCTACCGCTGTGTCGACGACAGCGCGGGACCGGTCTTCGTCAGCTCCCGGCTGATCCAGGCGGACCGCTCCACCGGGATCGGCGGCACCCAGGCCGTCTGCGACGGCCTGGTGCACCCCTGGACCAACACCGCCGTCGTCAAGGAGCCCGCCTACCGCGCCGGTACGGCACAGGTGGAAGCCACCCTGATGCAGCTCACCGCCACCGGCCCGATGGGCCTGCCGATGCCCGGTTTCCTCGCCACCGAGGACGCGGACGTCACGCTCGGCTGA
- a CDS encoding tripartite tricarboxylate transporter permease, giving the protein MDSLTSLLDGFGTALTPMNLLWAAVGVLLGTAIGVLPGIGPAMAVALLLPVTYGLEPTGAFIMFAGIYYGAMFGGSTTSILLNTPGESAAVVAAIEGNPMAKAGRGAQALAAAAIGHFTGGLAGTILLVALAPTVAALAVDIGAPDYFAIMVLAFIAVTSVLGSSRIRGLASLLIGLTIGLIGLDRMTGQQRLTFGSLQLADGVDVVIVAVGLFAIGEALWVAAHLRRTTGEAIPVGRPWLGRSDVKRTWKAWLRGPLIGFPFGAIPAGGAEIPTFLSYVTEKRLSRHKDEFGKGAIEGVAGPESAASASAAGTLVSMLTLGLPTTAVAAVMLAAFQQYGIQPGPLLFEREPDLVWGLIASLFVGMVLLLALNLPLAPVWAKLLRIPRPYLYAGILFFAAVGAYAVGGAALDLVILLAIGLVGFGMRRYGLPVLPAVIGVILGPAAEQQLRRALQISDGSPAGLVDTPFSVTVYAVVLILLAWPLLRKLIGRRREATARA; this is encoded by the coding sequence ATGGACTCGCTCACCTCCCTGCTCGACGGGTTCGGCACCGCGCTGACCCCGATGAACCTGCTGTGGGCCGCCGTCGGCGTCCTGCTCGGCACCGCCATCGGCGTGCTCCCCGGCATCGGCCCCGCCATGGCCGTCGCCCTGCTGCTCCCCGTCACCTACGGCCTGGAGCCGACCGGCGCCTTCATCATGTTCGCCGGCATCTACTACGGCGCCATGTTCGGCGGCTCCACCACCTCCATCCTGCTCAACACCCCCGGCGAGAGCGCGGCCGTGGTCGCCGCCATCGAAGGCAATCCGATGGCCAAGGCCGGGCGGGGCGCGCAGGCCCTCGCCGCCGCGGCCATCGGCCACTTCACCGGCGGCCTGGCCGGCACGATCCTGCTCGTCGCGCTCGCCCCGACGGTCGCCGCGCTCGCCGTCGACATCGGCGCCCCCGACTACTTCGCCATCATGGTCCTCGCCTTCATCGCGGTGACCTCCGTCCTCGGCTCCTCCCGGATCCGCGGCCTGGCCTCCCTCCTCATCGGCCTCACCATCGGCCTGATCGGCCTCGACCGGATGACCGGCCAGCAGCGCCTCACCTTCGGCTCCCTCCAGCTCGCCGACGGGGTCGACGTCGTCATCGTCGCCGTCGGACTCTTCGCCATCGGCGAGGCCCTGTGGGTCGCCGCCCATCTGCGCCGCACCACCGGCGAGGCCATCCCGGTGGGCCGCCCCTGGCTCGGCCGCTCCGACGTGAAGCGCACCTGGAAGGCCTGGCTGCGCGGACCGCTCATCGGCTTCCCGTTCGGCGCGATCCCGGCCGGCGGCGCGGAGATCCCCACCTTCCTGTCGTACGTGACGGAGAAGCGTCTCTCCCGGCACAAGGACGAGTTCGGCAAGGGCGCCATCGAGGGCGTCGCCGGCCCCGAGTCCGCCGCCTCCGCCTCCGCCGCCGGCACCCTGGTCTCCATGCTCACCCTCGGGCTTCCGACCACCGCCGTCGCCGCCGTGATGCTCGCCGCCTTCCAGCAGTACGGCATCCAGCCGGGCCCGCTCCTCTTCGAACGCGAACCCGACCTGGTCTGGGGCCTGATCGCCTCGCTGTTCGTCGGCATGGTGCTGCTGCTCGCGCTCAACCTGCCGCTCGCGCCGGTCTGGGCGAAACTGCTGCGCATCCCCCGCCCGTACCTCTACGCCGGCATCCTGTTCTTCGCCGCCGTCGGCGCGTACGCGGTCGGCGGCGCCGCCCTCGACCTGGTGATCCTGCTCGCCATCGGGCTCGTCGGCTTCGGCATGCGGCGCTACGGACTGCCCGTCCTGCCCGCCGTCATCGGCGTCATCCTCGGCCCGGCCGCCGAACAGCAGCTCCGCCGCGCCCTCCAGATCAGCGACGGCTCGCCGGCCGGACTCGTCGACACCCCGTTCTCGGTCACCGTGTACGCGGTCGTGCTGATCCTGCTGGCCTGGCCGCTGCTGCGGAAGCTGATCGGACGGCGCCGCGAGGCCACCGCCCGAGCGTGA
- a CDS encoding tripartite tricarboxylate transporter TctB family protein — MREHSELGVSALLFLLGVLVLTDALTMTVDIGQRGPVGPRTVPLVVGAGLLVVAVLLAVDVLRGGRGEAEGGEDIDLTEPSDWRTVLLLAGVFLGFAVLIGPLGFPVSGALLFWGAAYALGSRHHHRDPLIAAALSLLTYVVFNNLLGVPLPGGPLMGVL; from the coding sequence CTGCGCGAGCACTCCGAACTCGGCGTCAGCGCCCTGCTGTTCCTCCTCGGTGTCCTCGTCCTCACCGACGCGCTCACCATGACCGTGGACATCGGACAGCGCGGCCCCGTCGGCCCCCGCACCGTCCCCCTCGTCGTCGGCGCCGGCCTGCTCGTCGTCGCCGTCCTCCTCGCCGTCGACGTCCTGCGCGGCGGCCGCGGCGAGGCCGAGGGCGGCGAGGACATCGACCTGACCGAGCCGAGCGACTGGCGCACCGTCCTGCTCCTCGCCGGCGTCTTCCTCGGCTTCGCCGTGCTCATCGGCCCGCTCGGCTTCCCGGTCTCCGGCGCCCTGCTCTTCTGGGGCGCCGCCTACGCCCTCGGCAGCCGCCACCACCACCGCGACCCGCTGATCGCCGCCGCGCTCTCCCTCCTCACCTATGTCGTCTTCAACAACCTGCTCGGAGTCCCGCTGCCCGGCGGCCCGCTGATGGGAGTGCTCTGA
- a CDS encoding Bug family tripartite tricarboxylate transporter substrate binding protein has product MRLRTPLALLGAALLVLVGPPLLTSGSGAGTGTQIPGLRFMVPNTPGGGYDITARTAAKNAEDAGLTSDIEVFNLPGAGGTVGLTRLVGEHGNGRLAMSMGLGVVGAVHTNKTPKTLADTTPIARLTMEQDIVVVGKDSPYKTIQELLAAWRKDPGKLPVGGGSSPGGPDHLAPMLMARAAGIAPKDVNYVPFDGGGELLASILGNKVAFGVSGVGEYLDQIKAGELRLLAVTGAERVPGLDAPTLREAGLDTEFINWRGIVAPPGLTDAERDKLVGLVTELHASKEWRESLKTHGWNDAFLPGEEFGTFLTAQDKQVGTVLKELGL; this is encoded by the coding sequence GTGCGCCTGCGCACTCCCCTCGCCCTGCTCGGGGCGGCGCTGCTCGTGCTCGTCGGACCGCCGCTGCTCACCTCCGGCAGCGGCGCCGGCACCGGCACACAGATACCCGGCCTGCGCTTCATGGTCCCCAACACCCCCGGCGGCGGCTACGACATCACCGCCCGCACCGCGGCGAAGAACGCCGAGGACGCCGGACTCACCTCCGACATCGAGGTCTTCAACCTGCCCGGCGCCGGCGGCACCGTCGGCCTCACCCGGCTCGTCGGCGAGCACGGCAACGGCCGGCTCGCCATGTCCATGGGCCTCGGCGTAGTCGGCGCCGTCCACACCAACAAGACGCCGAAGACCCTCGCCGACACCACCCCGATCGCCCGGCTCACCATGGAGCAGGACATCGTCGTGGTCGGCAAGGACTCCCCGTACAAGACCATCCAGGAGCTGCTCGCCGCCTGGCGGAAGGACCCCGGCAAACTGCCCGTCGGCGGCGGCTCCTCGCCCGGCGGACCCGACCACCTCGCGCCCATGCTGATGGCCCGCGCCGCCGGCATCGCCCCGAAGGACGTCAACTACGTCCCCTTCGACGGCGGCGGTGAACTCCTCGCCTCCATCCTCGGGAACAAGGTCGCCTTCGGCGTCTCCGGCGTCGGCGAGTACCTCGACCAGATCAAGGCCGGCGAACTGCGCCTGCTCGCCGTCACCGGCGCCGAACGCGTCCCCGGACTCGACGCGCCCACCCTGCGCGAGGCCGGCCTCGACACCGAGTTCATCAACTGGCGCGGGATCGTCGCCCCGCCCGGGCTGACCGACGCCGAACGCGACAAGCTCGTCGGCCTCGTCACCGAACTGCACGCCTCGAAGGAATGGCGGGAGTCCCTGAAGACCCACGGCTGGAACGACGCCTTCCTGCCCGGCGAGGAGTTCGGCACCTTCCTCACCGCCCAGGACAAGCAGGTCGGAACCGTCCTGAAGGAGCTCGGCCTGTGA